A genomic segment from Melanotaenia boesemani isolate fMelBoe1 chromosome 9, fMelBoe1.pri, whole genome shotgun sequence encodes:
- the LOC121646220 gene encoding extracellular calcium-sensing receptor-like, translated as MREFKFAQTMIFAINEINKNSDLLINVKLGYKIYNNCGTMDIMRAALALVSGIKAEISDDNCTKTETVQAIVGHSGSLPTIAFAQVVGRFQIPVISHFATCACLSNRREYPTFYRTIPSDYYQSRALAKLVKHFGWTWVGAVAVNNEYGLNGIAAFIQAAQEYGVCIEYFEAFSSSDPPHVLQRITERIKQSTSKVIMAFMSHREIKLLVSELYNQNITGLQWIGSDAWITDPSLTDSEGHKILAGSLGFTVAKAHIPGLEEYLRQLHPSQFPDSQFVSDFWEKVFNCSLNKSVNTYKQPCSGFESLQNVTSLFTDVSELRYTNNVYKSVYAVAHALDKLIKCDNSPGLPFNGKCSDPKHIQPWKVLQQLNVVNFTTVNGERVYFDNNGDSPARYELVNLQITHNGIMEGETVGIYDASLPEEHEFIMTSNPVIWSNGLNEVPVSVCSNTCLPGTHMVLQKGKPVCCYDCIPCSEGEISNLTDSVHCMPCPVKYWSNKQRDACIPKPVEFLAYDEILGTLIASFSLLGIFLTMIITLIFYSHKETPLVRANNSEMSFLLLFSLTLCFLCSLTFIGRPTEWSCMLRHTAFGITFVLCISCVLGKTIVVLIAFRATLPGSKMLKWFGPAQQRLSVLAFNLIQVLICILWLTISPPFPFMNFLLYKDRIVLQCNLGTAVAFCAVLGYIGLLAVLCFIIAFLARKLPDNFNEAKFITFSMLIFCTVWIAFVPAYVSSPGKYTDAVETFAILASSYGLLFCIFLPKCYIILFRPEQNTKNHIMRQRHKYGIN; from the exons ATGAGAGAATTCAAATTTGCTCAAACAATGATCTTTGCTATAAATGAAATCAACAAAAACTCTGACCTGCTCATTAATGTTAAACTTGGCTAcaaaatttataataactgtggaACCATGGACATAATGAGAGCTGCACTGGCACTTGTGAGCGGAATAAAGGCAGAAATCAGTGATGACAACTGCACAAAAACTGAAACAGTGCAAGCTATTGTGGGACATTCGGGCTCACTACCAACCATTGCGTTTGCACAGGTAGTTGGAAGGTTTCAAATACCTGTG ATCAGTCACTTTGCCACCTGTGCCTGCCTCAGCAATAGAAGAGAGTATCCTACTTTTTACAGAACTATTCCCAGTGACTACTATCAAAGCAGAGCTTTGGCAAAGCTTGTCAAGCACTTTGGTTGGACCTGGGTTGGAGCTGTAGCTGTAAATAATGAATATGGCTTGAATGGCATTGCAGCATTTATTCAAGCTGCACAAGAATATGGAGTGTGCATTGAGTACTTTGAAGCATTTTCATCATCCGATCCTCCACATGTCTTACAAAGAATAACAGAGCGCATTAAGCAGTCTACATCCAAAGTAATTATGGCTTTCATGTCGCACAGAGAAATTAAACTGCTGGTTTCTGAGTTGTACAACCAAAACATTACAGGATTGCAGTGGATTGGCAGTGATGCATGGATTACAGATCCCTCCTTGACAGACAGCGAGGGACACAAAATCTTGGCAGGCTCGCTAGGTTTCACAGTTGCCAAAGCTCATATTCCAGGGCTAGAGGAGTATCTAAGGCAGCTCCACCCCTCACAGTTCCCTGACAGTCAGTTTGTCAGCGATTTCTGGGAAAAGGTGTTTAACTGCTCTCTGAATAAATCTGTGAACACATACAAGCAGCCATGTAGTGGCTTTGAAAGCTTGCAAAATGTTACCTCACTTTTTACTGATGTGTCTGAGCTCAGATACACAAATAATGTCTACAAGTCTGTTTACGCAGTGGCTCATGCTCTTGACAAACTGATTAAATGTGATAACAGTCCAGGACTCCCTTTTAATGGGAAGTGTTCTGATCCCAAACACATTCAACCATGGAAG gtcTTACAGCAACTTAATGTTGTCAATTTCACGACTGTAAATGGAGAAAGAGTTTATTTTGACAATAATGGAGATTCACCAGCAAGATATGAACTTGTAAATTTACAAATTACACACAACGGAATAATGGAAGGAGAAACTGTTGGAATTTACGATGCATCTCTTCCAGAGGAGCATGAGTTTATTATGACCAGCAACCCAGTAATCTGGAGTAACGGCTTGAACGAG GTGCCTGTGTCAGTGTGCAGCAACACATGTCTCCCAGGAACTCATATGGTCCTCCAGAAGGGAAAGCCTGTCTGCTGTTATGACTGCATACCCTGTTCAGAAGGCGAAATCAGTAATTTAACTG ATTCAGTACACTGCATGCCTTGCCCTGTGAAGTACTGGTCCAACAAACAAAGAGATGCCTGCATCCCAAAACCAGTAGAATTTCTGGCTTATGATGAAATTCTGGGGACACTGATTGCATCATTTTCTCTCCTGGGAATTTTTCTGACCATGATCATAACTCTGATCTTTTACAGCCACAAAGAGACCCCTCTAGTACGAGCCAACAACTCTGAGATGAGCTTTCTGCTGCTCTTCTCCCTGACTCTGTGTTTCCTGTGCTCTCTAACCTTCATTGGCCGCCCCACTGAGTGGTCCTGCATGCTGCGACACACAGCATTTGGCATCACATTTGTCCTCTGCATCTCTTGTGTTCTGGGGAAAACAATTGTTGTTTTAATAGCATTCAGGGCAACCCTTCCAGGAAGTAAAATGTTGAAGTGGTTTGGGCCTGCACAGCAGAGACTGAGCGTGCTGGCTTTTAACCTCATACAAGTTTTGATTTGCATACTTTGGCTAACAATAAGCCCTCCTTTCCCTTTCATGAATTTTCTGCTGTATAAGGACAGAATTGTCTTGCAATGTAACCTGGGCACAGCTGTAGCGTTCTGTGCTGTATTGGGGTACATAGGACTTCTGGCTGTGTTATGCTTCATCATTGCATTTTTGGCTCGTAAGTTGCCTGACAATTTTAATGAGGCTAAATTTATCACCTTCAGCATGCTGATATTCTGCACAGTCTGGATTGCTTTTGTCCCAGCATATGTCAGCTCTCCAGGGAAATACACTGATGCTGTTGAAACATTTGCTATTTTGGCCTCCAGTTATGGACTCCTGTTCTGCATTTTTCTACCAAAAtgttatataattttatttagacCAGAACAAAATACTAAGAATCATATAATGAGACAAAGACATAAATATGGTATAAATTAA
- the LOC121646158 gene encoding extracellular calcium-sensing receptor-like yields MLGGIFSFHSSWKNRQDDYTTKPLPLQCTSLNFRGFQFAQAMLFAIEEINNSTDLLPGIFLGFRIYDACGSIARSVKVVLTLLNGNEINASPSNTCTKHGQVQAIMGETSSSPSAAIATVVGPFHIPQISHFSTCACLSDKTKYPSFLRTIPSDYYQSRALAHLVKHFGWTWVGAVRTNDDYGNNGMATFTETAQQLGICLEYSVAFFRTDPLEKIQKIIDVIKASTSKVIVAFLSHMDMDVLIHEFSKHNLFGYQWVGSEGWIFDSQTAATDKNNILDGAIGLSIPKAHVSGLREFMFDVKPLNSSNNDLFTEFWEELFSCKFKQSNSGEIQKDCTGHEDLAEVKNSFTDMSLMPIFNNVYKGVYAVAHALHAVLHCNKTCDINVQLDPFTILQHIQKIHFKTKEGDEVYFNENGDPAAKYEIINWQPRKNSIVDFVTVGLYDTSLPSDKQLNLNLNKSLIWTQNSLQVPVSVCSEKCPPGTRKVLQKGKPVCCYDCLRCAEGEMSNITDSPICVRCPHESWSNERRDACIQKEAVFLSYEEIMGALLTGASLFGTSITTVVALIFFKHRKTPLVRANNAELSFLLLFSLTLCFLCSLTFIGQPSEWSCKLRHTAFGITFVLCISCILGKTMVVLMAFKARLPGRNVMNWFGPTNQRLSVLGFTLIQVIICILWLTISPPFPFKNFKEFKDKIILECALGSVVGFWAVLGYIGILAMLCFIFAFLARKLPDNFNEAKFITFSMLIFCAVWITFIPAYVSSPGKFSVAVEIFAILASSFGLLICIFFPKCYIMLLKPERNTKKNMMGKGAPKSLQK; encoded by the exons ATGTTAGGAGGAATATTCTCTTtccacagcagctggaagaacaGGCAAGATGATTATACAACAAAACCCCTGCCACTGCAGTGCACAAG TTTAAATTTCAGAGGCTTCCAGTTTGCTCAAGCAATGCTTTTTGCTATTGAGGAGATTAACAACAGTACTGACCTGTTGCCGGGCATTTTTCTGGGCTTTAGAATTTATGACGCTTGTGGTTCCATTGCCAGAAGTGTAAAAGTTGTGTTGACTTTGCTTAATGGTAATGAAATTAATGCTTCGCCCTCAAATACTTGTACAAAACATGGACAAGTGCAGGCCATAATGGGAGAAACCTCATCTTCTCCTAGTGCGGCAATAGCAACTGTTGTTGGACCATTTCATATACCACAG atCAGCCACTTCTCCACATGTGCTTGTCTCAGTGATAAGACCAAGTACCCATCATTTCTTAGAACAATACCCAGTGACTACTACCAGAGCAGAGCCTTGGCTCACTTGGTCAAGCACTTTGGTTGGACTTGGGTTGGAGCTGTTAGAACCAATGATGATTATGGTAATAATGGCATGGCTACATTCACAGAAACCGCCCAGCAGCTGGGCATCTGTCTGGAATATTCTGTAGCTTTCTTCAGAACAGATCCATTagagaaaatacaaaagatAATTGATGTTATCAAGGCTTCCACTTCAAAGGTGATTGTTGCTTTTCTCTCCCATATGGATATGGATGTGCTTATACATGAGTTTTCCAAGCACAACCTGTTTGGGTACCAGTGGGTAGGCAGTGAAGGCTGGATCTTTGATTCTCAAACTGCAgcaacagacaaaaataatatCCTTGATGGAGCTATAGGCCTTTCCATCCCAAAAGCACATGTCAGTGGACTGAGAGAGTTCATGTTTGACGTGAAGCCACTCAACTCATCCAACAATGACTTGTTCACAGAGTTCTGGGAGGAATTATTTAGCTGTAAGTTCAAGCAGTCAAATTCAGGAGAGATCCAGAAAGACTGCACTGGACATGAGGATTTGGCTGAAGTGAAAAACAGCTTCACTGACATGTCACTCATGCCCATCTTTAATAATGTGTACAAAGGAGTGTATGCAGTGGCTCATGCCCTTCATGCTGTTCTGCACTGCAATAAAACATGTGACATAAATGTGCAGCTAGATCCATTCACG ATTTTACAGCACATTCAGAAGATTCACTTCAAAACAAAGGAAGGAGACGAGGTTTACTTTAATGAAAATGGAGATCCAGCAGCAAAGTATGAAATTATAAACTGGCAGCCAAGAAAAAACAGCATTGTGGATTTTGTCACTGTTGGTCTTTATGATACATCTTTACCTTCAGACAAGCAACTGAATCTGAATCTAAATAAGTCTTTAATTTGGACACAGAACTCACTGCAG GTGCCTGTCTCAGTTTGTAGTGAGAAATGTCCCCCAGGAACACGTAAGGTGCTTCAGAAAGGAAAGCCGGTCTGCTGCTATGATTGTCTACGATGTGCAGAGGGAGAAATGAGCAACATTACAG ATTCTCCTATCTGTGTGAGATGCCCCCATGAATCCTGGTCAAATGAAAGGAGAGATGCTTGTATCCAGAAGGAGGCTGTGTTTCTATCATATGAAGAAATCATGGGAGCACTGCTCACTGGAGCGTCTTTATTTGGAACAAGCATCACTACTGTTGTTGCACTGATTTTCTTCAAACACAGGAAAACTCCTCTTGTCAGGGCAAACAACGCTGAGTTGAGCTTTCTACTACTCTTCTCCTTgactctgtgttttctgtgctcTCTGACCTTCATCGGCCAACCCTCTGAGTGGTCCTGCAAACTGCGACACACAGCTTTCGGCATCACCTTTGTCCTCTGCATCTCCTGCATTCTTGGGAAAACAATGGTGGTTTTAATGGCGTTTAAAGCCAGGCTTCCTGGGAGAAATGTGATGAATTGGTTTGGACCCACAAACCAGAGACTCAGTGTTCTGGGTTTTACTCTTATACAGGTTATTATATGTATCCTCTGGTTGACCATTTCTCCTCCTTTCCCATTCAAAAATTTTAAggaatttaaagacaaaatcatCTTAGAGTGTGCTTTGGGCTCAGTTGTAGGTTTCTGGGCTGTGCTTGGGTATATTGGTATACTTGcaatgttgtgttttatttttgcttttctggcTCGAAAACTGCCCGATAACTTCAATGAAGCCAAATTTATCACCTTTAGTATGTTGATATTCTGTGCAGTCTGGATCACTTTCATCCCAGCATATGTCAGCTCTCCTGGGAAGTTCAGTGTTGCTGTAGAAATATTTGCTATTCTTGCTTCCAGTTTTGGGCTGCTAATTTGTATCTTCTTCCCAAAATGTTATATCATGTTACTGAAACCAGAGAGGAATACAAAAAAGAATATGATGGGGAAGGGAGCCCCAAAATCATTACAAAAGTAG
- the LOC121646221 gene encoding extracellular calcium-sensing receptor-like has product MLGGIFSFHSNWINRQNTYKQKPLPLQCISLNFREFQFAQAMLFAIEEINNSSDLLPGISLGYKIYDTCSSIVRSLKVALILTNGNDIISSTTEGPCTRPAQVQAIMGETSSSPSTATATLIGPFHIPLISHFSTCACLSDKTKYPSFLRTIPSDYYQSRGLAQLVKHFGWTWVGAVRTNDDYGNNGMATFTETAQQLGICLEYSVAFFRTDPLEKILKIIDIIKASTSKVIVAFLSHKDMDVLIHELSHHNMTGYQWVGSESWIFDSQIAAVDKNHVLDGAIGLSIPKAHVSGLREFMFDVKPLNSSNNDLFTEFWETLFSCKFKQSKSGEIQKDCTGHEDLAEVKNSFTDMSLMPIFNNVYKGVYAVAHALHAVLRCKKTCDINVQLEPFVILQHIQKIHFKTKEGDEVYFNENGDPAAKYEIINWHPRQNSIVDFVTVGLYDTSLPSDKQLNLNLNKSLIWTQNSLQVPVSVCSEKCPPGTRKVLQKGKPVCCYDCLRCAEGEMSSITDSPICVRCPHESWSNERRDACIQKEAVFLSYEEIMGALLTGASLFGTSITTVVALIFFKHRKTPLVRANNTELSFLLLFSLTLCFLCSLTFIGQPSEWSCKLRHTAFGITFVLCISCVLGKTMVVLMAFKARLPGRNVMKWFGPTNQRLSVLGFTLIQVIICILWLTISPPFPFKNFKEFKDKIILECALGSVVGFWAVLGYIGILAMLCFIFAFLARKLPDNFNEAKFITFSMLIFCAVWITFIPAYVSSPGKFSVAVEIFAILASSFGLLICIFFPKCYIMLLKPERNTKKNMMGMRIATSF; this is encoded by the exons ATGCTGGGGGGGATCTTTTCTTTCCACAGCAATTGGATAAACAGGCAGAATACCTACAAACAAAAACCCCTGCCGCTGCAATGCATCAG tttgaatttcagagaGTTCCAGTTTGCTCAAGCTATGCTTTTTGCCATTGAGGAGATAAATAACAGCTCAGACCTGCTGCCGGGTATCTCTCTGggatataaaatatatgataCTTGTAGTTCGATTGTCAGAAGTTTGAAGGTGGCACTTATCTTGACCAATGGCAACGATATAATCTCTTCAACTACTGAAGGACCATGTACCAGACCTGCACAAGTGCAGGCCATAATGGGAGAAACCTCCTCCTCTCCCAGCACAGCAACAGCTACCTTGATTGGACCATTTCACATCCCACTG atCAGCCACTTCTCCACATGTGCTTGTCTCAGTGATAAGACCAAGTACCCATCATTTCTTAGAACAATACCCAGTGACTACTACCAGAGCAGAGGCCTGGCCCAGTTAGTCAAGCACTTTGGTTGGACTTGGGTTGGAGCTGTTAGAACCAATGATGATTATGGTAATAATGGCATGGCTACATTCACAGAAACTGCCCAGCAGCTGGGCATCTGTCTGGAATATTCTGTAGCTTTCTTTAGAACAGATCCATTAGAAAAAATACTGAAGATTATTGACATTATCAAGGCTTCCACTTCAAAAGTCATTGTTGCTTTTCTATCCCACAAAGACATGGATGTGCTTATACATGAGTTGTCCCACCACAATATGACTGGATACCAGTGGGTAGGCAGTGAATCCTGGATCTTTGATTCTCAAATTGCAGCAGTGGATAAGAATCATGTTCTGGATGGAGCTATAGGCCTTTCCATCCCAAAAGCACATGTCAGTGGACTGAGAGAGTTCATGTTTGACGTGAAGCCGCTCAACTCATCCAACAATGACTTGTTCACAGAGTTCTGGGAGACATTATTTAGCTGTAAGTTCAAGCAGTCAAAGTCAGGAGAGATCCAGAAAGACTGCACTGGACATGAGGATTTGGCTGAAGTGAAAAACAGCTTCACTGACATGTCACTCATGCCCATCTTTAATAATGTGTACAAAGGAGTGTATGCAGTGGCTCATGCCCTTCATGCTGTTCTGCGCTGCAAAAAAACATGTGACATAAATGTGCAGCTAGAGCCATTCGTG ATTTTACAGCACATTCAGAAGATTCACTTCAAAACAAAGGAAGGAGACGAGGTTTACTTTAATGAGAATGGAGATCCAGCCGCAAAGTATGAAATTATAAACTGGCACCCAAGACAAAACAGCATTGTGGATTTTGTCACTGTTGGTCTTTATGATACATCTTTACCTTCAGACAAGCAACTAAATCTGAACCTAAATAAGTCTTTAATTTGGACACAGAACTCACTGCAG GTGCCTGTCTCAGTTTGCAGTGAGAAATGTCCCCCAGGAACACGTAAGGTGCTTCAGAAAGGAAAGCCGGTCTGCTGCTATGATTGTCTACGATGTGCAGAGGGAGAAATGAGCAGCATTACAG ATTCTCCTATCTGTGTGAGATGCCCCCATGAATCCTGGTCAAATGAAAGGAGAGATGCTTGTATCCAGAAGGAGGCTGTGTTTCTATCATATGAAGAAATCATGGGAGCACTGCTCACTGGAGCCTCTTTATTTGGAACAAGCATCACTACTGTTGTTGCACTGATTTTCTTCAAACACAGGAAAACTCCTCTTGTCAGGGCAAACAACACTGAGTTGAGCTTTCTACTACTCTTCTCCTTgactctgtgttttctgtgctcTCTGACCTTCATCGGCCAACCCTCTGAGTGGTCCTGCAAACTGCGACACACAGCTTTCGGCATCACCTTTGTCCTCTGCATCTCCTGCGTTCTTGGGAAAACGATGGTGGTTTTAATGGCGTTTAAAGCCAGACTTCCTGGGAGAAATGTGATGAAATGGTTTGGACCGACAAACCAAAGACTCAGTGTTCTGGGTTTTACTCTTATACAAGTTATTATATGTATCCTCTGGTTGACCATTTCTCCTCCTTTCCCGTTCAAAAATTTTAAggaatttaaagacaaaatcatCTTAGAGTGTGCTTTGGGCTCAGTTGTAGGTTTCTGGGCTGTGCTTGGGTATATTGGTATACTTGcaatgttgtgttttatttttgcttttctggcTCGAAAACTGCCCGATAACTTCAATGAAGCCAAATTTATCACCTTTAGTATGTTGATATTCTGTGCAGTCTGGATCACTTTCATCCCAGCATATGTCAGCTCTCCTGGGAAGTTCAGTGTTGCTGTAGAAATATTTGCTATTCTTGCTTCCAGTTTTGGGCTGCTAATTTGTATCTTCTTCCCAAAATGTTATATCATGTTACTGAAACCAGAGAGGAATACAAAAAAGAATATGATGGGGATGAGGATAGCAACATCATtctga